A portion of the Actomonas aquatica genome contains these proteins:
- a CDS encoding ABC transporter permease, giving the protein MFRFIARRLLEAVPVLFIIVAVSFVMLHQAPGGPFDSEKAVTPEVLANLEAHYGLNNPLHVQFFDYLKSILLHFDFGPSFKYPNRTVNEIIADKLPVSLELGLTSLTVALLIGIPLGTLAAVYRNSWADYLCSSIAMTGICIPTFVLGPLLVLFFAIHLGWFNASGWYTSYDRVLPAATLGMVYAAYVARLTRGGMLEILNQDYIRTARAKGASETRVIFKHALRGGLLPVVSFLGPAIAGILSGSFVIETIFQIPGLGREFVNSAFNRDYTLVLGTVILYASLIITLNLVVDVVQVWLNPKLKFE; this is encoded by the coding sequence ATGTTTCGTTTCATCGCCCGCCGCCTGCTGGAGGCCGTTCCGGTCCTCTTCATCATTGTGGCCGTTTCCTTCGTGATGCTCCACCAGGCGCCCGGAGGTCCCTTCGACAGTGAAAAGGCCGTCACGCCCGAGGTGCTTGCCAACCTCGAGGCCCACTACGGCCTGAACAATCCGCTGCACGTGCAGTTCTTCGACTACTTGAAGAGCATTCTGCTGCACTTCGATTTTGGGCCCTCGTTCAAATACCCGAACCGCACCGTCAATGAGATCATCGCCGACAAGCTCCCCGTTTCGCTGGAGCTCGGCCTCACCTCACTGACCGTCGCGCTCCTGATCGGTATCCCGCTCGGCACCCTCGCCGCGGTCTACCGCAACAGCTGGGCCGACTACCTGTGCTCTTCGATCGCGATGACCGGTATCTGCATTCCGACCTTCGTGCTCGGTCCGCTGCTCGTTTTGTTCTTCGCCATCCACCTCGGGTGGTTCAACGCCTCGGGCTGGTATACGAGTTACGACCGCGTGCTCCCGGCCGCCACCCTCGGCATGGTTTACGCCGCCTACGTCGCCCGCCTCACCCGCGGTGGCATGTTGGAAATCCTTAACCAGGATTACATCCGCACCGCCCGCGCCAAAGGAGCCAGCGAGACGCGCGTCATCTTCAAGCACGCCCTGCGCGGCGGTCTGCTGCCGGTGGTGTCCTTCCTCGGCCCGGCCATCGCCGGCATCCTCTCCGGCTCCTTCGTCATCGAGACCATTTTCCAAATTCCCGGCCTCGGCCGCGAATTCGTGAACAGCGCCTTCAACCGCGACTACACCTTGGTGCTCGGCACCGTCATCCTCTACGCCTCGCTCATCATCACGCTCAACCTCGTGGTCGACGTCGTCCAAGTGTGGCTGAACCCCAAGCTCAAGTTCGAGTAA
- a CDS encoding ABC transporter permease, giving the protein MSLSLSPSAEQLPSSAPLPEDLEQGSSLWRDAWHRLAKNKLALFGGIVLIVLTIACIAGPWFSPYSYEETNLNNTFASPSAAHWLGTDQLGRDLMVRLLYGGRISIGVGLCATFVALTIGVVYGATAGFFGGKTDSVMMRIVDIMYALPFTIFVILLMVFFGRNIILLFVAIGAVEWLTMARIVRGQIMSLKKMEFIEAARSLGLGKRRIIFRHMIPNVLGPIIVYTTLTIPAVMLLEAFLSFLGLGVQPPMSSWGSLIKDGAEKMEEYPWLLLFPGAVFSLTLFSLNFLGDGLRDALDVRSSKD; this is encoded by the coding sequence ATGTCCCTTTCCCTCTCTCCCTCCGCCGAACAACTCCCGTCCAGCGCCCCGCTGCCCGAGGACCTCGAGCAAGGCTCCTCCCTCTGGCGCGACGCCTGGCACCGCCTGGCCAAAAACAAATTGGCCCTCTTCGGCGGCATCGTCCTCATCGTGCTGACCATCGCTTGTATCGCCGGCCCCTGGTTCAGCCCCTACAGCTACGAGGAAACCAACCTCAACAACACCTTCGCTTCGCCCAGCGCCGCACACTGGCTCGGCACCGACCAACTCGGTCGCGACCTCATGGTGCGCCTGCTCTACGGCGGTCGCATCTCCATCGGCGTGGGCCTTTGCGCCACCTTCGTCGCCCTCACCATCGGCGTCGTTTACGGCGCCACCGCCGGCTTCTTCGGCGGCAAGACCGACTCCGTCATGATGCGCATTGTCGACATCATGTATGCCCTGCCCTTCACCATCTTCGTCATCCTGCTGATGGTGTTTTTCGGCCGTAACATCATCCTGCTCTTCGTCGCCATCGGCGCGGTCGAATGGCTCACCATGGCGCGAATCGTCCGCGGCCAGATCATGTCGCTCAAGAAAATGGAGTTCATCGAAGCCGCCCGCTCGCTCGGCCTCGGCAAACGCCGCATCATCTTCCGCCACATGATCCCCAACGTGCTTGGGCCGATCATCGTTTACACCACCCTCACCATCCCGGCCGTCATGTTGCTCGAGGCCTTCCTCAGCTTCCTCGGCCTCGGTGTGCAGCCGCCCATGAGCTCCTGGGGCTCGCTGATCAAAGACGGCGCGGAAAAGATGGAGGAATACCCGTGGTTGCTCCTCTTCCCGGGTGCGGTCTTCTCGCTCACCCTCTTCTCGCTCAACTTCCTCGGCGACGGCCTGCGCGACGCTCTCGACGTCCGCTCCTCCAAGGACTGA
- a CDS encoding ABC transporter ATP-binding protein, giving the protein MKRFRPFLGYLKPVKGTLIAALFCGLIFGAANGAGLPLMMKWVFPQIFAEDAVALTTMELLLVAAWLPLIFVIRGLSGYANVYLVQLAGVKVLERIRLDFFSKLQRLPLSFLQRQSSGDLISRGLADTNQLQFTLTFAANEIIRQPATLLGSIGFLVWVAFNERGVALVLVCLAVVPLCVLPIRFIGKKIVRRAQEVQTELGSITGRFSENLAAAREVRAFGLEEREVGKFSGISSALVRFQMKVVKYQQALNPAIEIISAVGISITLIYAYRVGVELESFLSLITALYLSYEPIKKLGGLNNELKKGSAALARIETVLNEPVTINDPADPQPFDQVRGDISMENVAFAYRGSELVLQDINVHIPAGTVCALVGPSGAGKSTFANLVPRFYEAAAGAVKIDGTDVRDVTLADLRRHIGIVSQESVLFDDTVYNNLLVSRPNATRQDVEAAARAAYAHDFIMSLPHGYDTVVGERGASLSGGQRQRLALARAFLRDAPILILDEATSALDSESEAFIQWALRELVVGKTVLIIAHRFSTIRDASMILVFDRGRVAARGTHAELLESSPLYKTLYNRQATLSSE; this is encoded by the coding sequence ATGAAGCGTTTCCGTCCCTTTCTCGGCTACCTCAAGCCGGTCAAAGGCACGCTCATCGCCGCGCTGTTCTGCGGCCTGATCTTCGGTGCCGCCAACGGTGCCGGCCTGCCGCTCATGATGAAGTGGGTCTTCCCGCAGATCTTTGCGGAGGACGCCGTCGCACTCACCACGATGGAGCTGTTGCTGGTCGCCGCCTGGCTGCCACTCATCTTCGTGATCCGTGGTCTCTCCGGCTACGCCAACGTCTACCTGGTGCAGCTGGCCGGCGTGAAGGTGCTCGAACGCATCCGCCTCGATTTCTTCAGTAAGCTCCAACGCCTTCCCCTGTCGTTCCTACAACGTCAGTCCAGCGGTGACCTGATCTCCCGCGGCCTCGCCGACACCAATCAGCTCCAGTTCACCCTCACCTTCGCGGCCAACGAAATCATCCGCCAGCCCGCCACCTTGCTGGGCTCGATCGGCTTCCTCGTCTGGGTCGCCTTCAACGAGCGCGGCGTCGCCCTCGTGTTGGTCTGCCTCGCCGTCGTGCCGCTCTGCGTGCTGCCCATCCGCTTCATCGGCAAAAAGATCGTGCGCCGCGCTCAGGAGGTGCAGACCGAACTCGGCTCCATCACCGGTCGTTTCAGCGAAAACCTCGCCGCCGCCCGCGAGGTGCGCGCGTTCGGACTCGAGGAGCGTGAGGTGGGCAAATTCAGCGGCATTAGCAGCGCCCTCGTGCGCTTCCAGATGAAGGTGGTGAAATACCAACAGGCCCTCAACCCGGCCATTGAGATCATCTCCGCCGTCGGCATCTCCATCACTCTCATCTATGCCTACCGCGTCGGCGTGGAGTTGGAGTCCTTCCTCTCTCTCATCACCGCCCTCTACCTCAGCTACGAGCCGATCAAAAAACTCGGCGGACTGAACAACGAACTCAAAAAGGGCTCCGCCGCCCTCGCCCGCATCGAGACCGTGCTCAACGAGCCGGTCACGATCAACGACCCGGCCGATCCGCAACCCTTCGACCAAGTCCGCGGCGACATCTCCATGGAGAACGTCGCCTTTGCCTACCGCGGCAGCGAACTCGTGCTGCAGGACATCAACGTCCACATCCCCGCCGGCACCGTCTGCGCACTGGTCGGTCCGTCCGGCGCCGGCAAATCCACCTTCGCCAACCTCGTCCCGCGCTTCTACGAAGCCGCCGCCGGCGCGGTGAAGATCGACGGCACCGACGTGCGCGATGTCACCCTCGCCGACCTCCGTCGCCACATCGGCATCGTTTCCCAGGAGTCCGTCCTCTTCGACGACACGGTTTACAACAACCTGCTCGTCAGCCGGCCCAACGCCACCCGCCAAGATGTCGAGGCCGCCGCCCGCGCCGCCTACGCGCACGACTTCATCATGTCCTTGCCCCACGGCTACGACACCGTCGTCGGCGAACGCGGCGCCTCGCTCTCCGGCGGACAACGTCAACGCCTCGCTCTCGCCCGCGCCTTCCTCCGCGACGCGCCCATCCTCATCCTCGATGAAGCGACCAGCGCGTTGGACAGCGAAAGCGAAGCCTTCATCCAATGGGCCCTGCGCGAACTCGTGGTCGGCAAGACGGTGCTCATCATCGCTCACCGTTTCAGCACCATCCGTGACGCTTCCATGATTCTCGTCTTCGACCGCGGCCGCGTTGCCGCCCGCGGCACCCACGCCGAACTCCTCGAGTCCAGCCCCCTCTACAAAACCCTCTACAACCGCCAAGCCACCCTCAGCAGCGAGTGA
- a CDS encoding DUF721 domain-containing protein: MPPKDPEVPKFSRLAEELIGDLRGVPFEEPRRQVKRPTQHASNIIENLLHKYHLSDNSPVQELRNRWRELVTPTLAAYSNPVEISKAGWLVVLVSNSVAKQELSNNRRRFLPKIKAVPGCTAIKGMTFRAG, encoded by the coding sequence ATGCCGCCCAAAGATCCCGAAGTGCCCAAATTTAGCCGTCTCGCCGAAGAACTCATCGGCGACTTGCGCGGCGTGCCCTTCGAGGAGCCGCGGCGGCAGGTGAAACGACCCACGCAGCACGCCAGCAACATCATCGAGAACCTGCTGCACAAGTATCACCTCTCGGACAACTCCCCCGTTCAGGAACTGCGCAACCGCTGGCGCGAACTCGTCACCCCCACCCTCGCTGCCTACTCCAACCCGGTGGAGATCAGCAAAGCCGGTTGGCTCGTCGTCCTCGTTTCCAACTCCGTCGCCAAACAGGAACTCTCCAACAACCGCCGCCGCTTCCTGCCCAAGATCAAAGCCGTCCCCGGCTGCACCGCGATCAAAGGCATGACCTTCCGCGCCGGTTAA